The genomic stretch cCACATTACTATCAGAATCAAATCTACAGTCCCTCCTCACAGCACTTTGCAAGCTTATATATTGGGTTATATAACCATTCTCTTTGTCCACATTGTTTAGGTCAAACTTCAATACAAGCAAAAGGGTTGTTTTCTCACTTACTTAGTCATCCAATGCCTCAGTCATCTTGAAGtttcttgaatttatttttgtgggttttgaagCTTCGTATGCCTACAAGCCTATAACCACCTCTCCTTGGGGCTAGGTATGTAACGCTGctcttcttttttggttctGGATTTTGCTTAAGTAACACAAATCTAACTTTCCCTCATTTGGGCCATCTTGCATCATCATGATTTATTTGAGTTCAGATGACATTTAagttctttcttcattttttttatattcatgtcATTTAATGTAGATTTTAGATTGTTTATTCTTCCAATGCCAAACTCACTCACCCTGGTCATAATCAGATTGCCATAAGCACTGTCCATAGTAACTATGGAAGAGACGTTTGTGCCACTTCGTGGAATCAAGAATGATCTTCATGGGAGGCTCATGTGTTACAAGCAAGACTGGACTGGTGGTTTCAAGGCAGGCTTCAGGTATACTGTATACCTTTCTCCTGCCACGAGGAAATCCCCCATATTTGTATCATATTTTAGCAACTGTTGATTGTGTTATGAGTTCAGTTCAAACATAAGGTTTCTGGCTACTTTTGAATAACATTTAGCTAATGAAGAATTTTGTCATAAAGTGATAATATTAGCTCGGTAATTTGTTCAATTGTTTCTAGGATTTTGGCCCCTACCACATATATATTCTTCGCGTCAGCAATCCCAGTTATTTCATTTGGGGAACAGTTGGAAAGAGATACAGGTATCCTTTTGTATGAATGTTGTCTAAATGTTGTCTAAATGTTGCTAATAATTTCCATAAGCAACCAATAATTTCTATCcaggtgcatatatatatatccgtgtctataaatatttaagcAGTATATAAGTATCTCaagattttataattttacGTAATTGCGGGTACCGACAGATGGAGTTCTAACAGCAGTTCAAACATTAGCTTCCACGGCATTGTGTGGAATTATTCACTCAATCGCAGGAGGTCAGCCTTTGCTGATTCTTGGAGTTGCAGAGCCAACTGTAATTATGTATACATTTATGTTCAATTTTGCTAAAGATCGGCCAGATTTGGGATCAAAGCTCTTTCTAGCTTGGACTGGATGGTACCATACTCTCTTCTTGCCAATTAATGTAACGATGTTGCAATTTCTGCTGTTGATGTTATTTGCTATGAAATCTAAATAATTTTGATTAGGAATTTAAATTGCATGTTTGTAATTTTTGAACTTATATGGCTATTTGGATGGACAGGGTATGTGTGTGGACTGCGATATTGCTGTTCCTGCTGGCTATCTTAGGGGCTTGCTCCATTATTAATAGGTTTACTCGTATAGCAGGGGAATTGTTTGGCCTTCTTATCGCAATGCTGTTCATGCAAGAAGCTATAAAAGTAAGAGGCATCCTTATCTTTTACCTACCCATTCATCTTATTGGcttaacaaaatttgattattgCTGCAGCTAGTCTCATGTTTTGTGATTGAGATTTTATGTTGAGTGATTATGTTCATATCTTGGGTATATATTGGTGGATTAGATCCAAGTTTTgcttttgaattttcaatttttaaattgggttttaTAGGGACTTGTCAATGAATTTCGCATACCTGAAAGAGAAAGTCCAAAGTTAATTGAGTTTCAGCCTTcatggagatttgcaaatggAATGTTTGCTTTGGTTCTGTCATTTGGTCTTCTGCTTACAGCATTAAAAAGCAGAAAAGCAAGATCCTGGCGGTATGGGTCTGGTAAGTAGATTGGATTTTCTAAATATGTACATTCAAGGGCATCCCCTCCCCtcctccccccccccctttATCTTGTTTAAGGGTGTTAACCTCAAACCTCAACAAATATATTATGAGCTCTCAAGGTATTGCTTGCCGTAAAACCATTAGCAGCACTCACAGTTCCAGTTTGTTCACGGTGTCATAAAGGGAAGGGAATGTGAAGTGGCTTTGGAGGAAAATTGGCTTCTCTCCCTGCTGACTTGAGGAGAAGGGACTCCTTTGTGAATGTTAAAATCTGAGCTCAAAGAGAGACAAACAACTGAAGGACCTTTTAAACCTGTATATATGAACCATGTTTGCTGCTGTAGGTTCACATAGCATCCTAATATCTTTCAATTTATGGAGTTCATTCTTAACTTCCCACAGGGGGGCTGCGAGGCTTCATAGCAGATTATGGTGTGCCATTGATGGTCCTAGTTTGGACAGCTGTTTCCTATATACCATATAAAAGTATTCCAAATGGAATCCCAAGACGCCTCTTCAGTCCAAATCCATGGTCACCTGGTGCATACGAGAATTGGACTGTCATTAAGGCATGTGCTTCTGAGAATTGTATAATTTATCCCCTTTAGCATGGTACATGagcaattttttcctttatggcatttttaattaaaggagTATGTTAAATGGATGACAGGACATGCTAAATGTGCCAGTTCTCTATATAATTGGGGCTTTCATCCCGGCAACGATGATTGCAGTGCTCTACTACTTTGATCACAGTGTGGCTTCTCAACTAGCTCAGCAGAAAGAATTCAATTTGAGAAAACCCCCTTCTTTCCATTATGATTTACTTCTTTTGGGGTTCATGGTGTGCAAATCCCCTTCTTGCACACTTTTCTCCCTTGTGTTGTACAAAagtcttctttcctttttgatTCTCTTTTGTTTCTGTAATTGCAAGATACGGCGCTTAGTATCCACTTGCCTTGAACTTGAAATCTTGTTGCTGCTTGACAGGTCATATTGTGTGGTCTCGTAGGGATCCCTCCATCAAATGGGGTTATTCCACAGTCTCCAATGCAT from Corylus avellana chromosome ca1, CavTom2PMs-1.0 encodes the following:
- the LOC132179757 gene encoding probable boron transporter 2 isoform X4 encodes the protein MEETFVPLRGIKNDLHGRLMCYKQDWTGGFKAGFRILAPTTYIFFASAIPVISFGEQLERDTDGVLTAVQTLASTALCGIIHSIAGGQPLLILGVAEPTVIMYTFMFNFAKDRPDLGSKLFLAWTGWVCVWTAILLFLLAILGACSIINRFTRIAGELFGLLIAMLFMQEAIKGLVNEFRIPERESPKLIEFQPSWRFANGMFALVLSFGLLLTALKSRKARSWRYGSGGLRGFIADYGVPLMVLVWTAVSYIPYKSIPNGIPRRLFSPNPWSPGAYENWTVIKDMLNVPVLYIIGAFIPATMIAVLYYFDHSVASQLAQQKEFNLRKPPSFHYDLLLLGFMVILCGLVGIPPSNGVIPQSPMHTKCLATLKHQLLHNRLVATARKCMRKNASLGEVYGSMQEAYQQMQTPLTYQEPSARGLNELKNSTIQMASSTGCIDAPVDESMFDVEKEIDDLIPVEVKEQRLSNLLQAIMVGGCVAAMPFLKKIPTSVLWGYFAFMATESLPGNQFWERILLLFTAPSRRYKVLEEHHATFVETVPFKAIAMFTLFQTAYLLLCFGVTWVPIAGVLFPLMIMLLVPVRQYILPKFFKAAHLQDLDAADYEEAPALSFNLATEREMGRTASFARDGEILDGIITRSRGEIRRTCSLKVTSCTATSSKEFRSLRSFQNPRPSEKVYSPRISELRGDQSPRLDGRGPFSPRTGEPRQSNLGKSG
- the LOC132179757 gene encoding probable boron transporter 2 isoform X2, coding for MEETFVPLRGIKNDLHGRLMCYKQDWTGGFKAGFRILAPTTYIFFASAIPVISFGEQLERDTDGVLTAVQTLASTALCGIIHSIAGGQPLLILGVAEPTVIMYTFMFNFAKDRPDLGSKLFLAWTGWVCVWTAILLFLLAILGACSIINRFTRIAGELFGLLIAMLFMQEAIKGLVNEFRIPERESPKLIEFQPSWRFANGMFALVLSFGLLLTALKSRKARSWRYGSGGLRGFIADYGVPLMVLVWTAVSYIPYKSIPNGIPRRLFSPNPWSPGAYENWTVIKDMLNVPVLYIIGAFIPATMIAVLYYFDHSVASQLAQQKEFNLRKPPSFHYDLLLLGFMVILCGLVGIPPSNGVIPQSPMHTKCLATLKHQLLHNRLVATARKCMRKNASLGEVYGSMQEAYQQMQTPLTYQEPSARQGLNELKNSTIQMASSTGCIDAPVDESMFDVEKEIDDLIPVEVKEQRLSNLLQAIMVGGCVAAMPFLKKIPTSVLWGYFAFMATESLPGNQFWERILLLFTAPSRRYKVLEEHHATFVETVPFKAIAMFTLFQTAYLLLCFGVTWVPIAGVLFPLMIMLLVPVRQYILPKFFKAAHLQDLDAADYEEAPALSFNLATEREMGRTASFARDGEILDGIITRSRGEIRRTCSLKVTSCTATSSKEFRSLRSFQNPRPSEKVYSPRISELRGDQSPRLDGRGPFSPRTGEPRQSNLGKSG
- the LOC132179757 gene encoding probable boron transporter 2 isoform X1 encodes the protein MEETFVPLRGIKNDLHGRLMCYKQDWTGGFKAGFRILAPTTYIFFASAIPVISFGEQLERDTDGVLTAVQTLASTALCGIIHSIAGGQPLLILGVAEPTVIMYTFMFNFAKDRPDLGSKLFLAWTGWVCVWTAILLFLLAILGACSIINRFTRIAGELFGLLIAMLFMQEAIKGLVNEFRIPERESPKLIEFQPSWRFANGMFALVLSFGLLLTALKSRKARSWRYGSGGLRGFIADYGVPLMVLVWTAVSYIPYKSIPNGIPRRLFSPNPWSPGAYENWTVIKDMLNVPVLYIIGAFIPATMIAVLYYFDHSVASQLAQQKEFNLRKPPSFHYDLLLLGFMVILCGLVGIPPSNGVIPQSPMHTKCLATLKHQLLHNRLVATARKCMRKNASLGEVYGSMQEAYQQMQTPLTYQEPSARQGLNELKNSTIQMASSTGCIDAPVDESMFDVEKEIDDLIPVEVKEQRLSNLLQAIMVGGCVAAMPFLKKIPTSVLWGYFAFMATESLPGNQFWERILLLFTAPSRRYKVLEEHHATFVETVPFKAIAMFTLFQTAYLLLCFGVTWVPIAGVLFPLMIMLLVPVRQYILPKFFKAAHLQDLDAADYEEAPALSFNLATQEREMGRTASFARDGEILDGIITRSRGEIRRTCSLKVTSCTATSSKEFRSLRSFQNPRPSEKVYSPRISELRGDQSPRLDGRGPFSPRTGEPRQSNLGKSG
- the LOC132179757 gene encoding probable boron transporter 2 isoform X3; translation: MEETFVPLRGIKNDLHGRLMCYKQDWTGGFKAGFRILAPTTYIFFASAIPVISFGEQLERDTDGVLTAVQTLASTALCGIIHSIAGGQPLLILGVAEPTVIMYTFMFNFAKDRPDLGSKLFLAWTGWVCVWTAILLFLLAILGACSIINRFTRIAGELFGLLIAMLFMQEAIKGLVNEFRIPERESPKLIEFQPSWRFANGMFALVLSFGLLLTALKSRKARSWRYGSGGLRGFIADYGVPLMVLVWTAVSYIPYKSIPNGIPRRLFSPNPWSPGAYENWTVIKDMLNVPVLYIIGAFIPATMIAVLYYFDHSVASQLAQQKEFNLRKPPSFHYDLLLLGFMVILCGLVGIPPSNGVIPQSPMHTKCLATLKHQLLHNRLVATARKCMRKNASLGEVYGSMQEAYQQMQTPLTYQEPSARGLNELKNSTIQMASSTGCIDAPVDESMFDVEKEIDDLIPVEVKEQRLSNLLQAIMVGGCVAAMPFLKKIPTSVLWGYFAFMATESLPGNQFWERILLLFTAPSRRYKVLEEHHATFVETVPFKAIAMFTLFQTAYLLLCFGVTWVPIAGVLFPLMIMLLVPVRQYILPKFFKAAHLQDLDAADYEEAPALSFNLATQEREMGRTASFARDGEILDGIITRSRGEIRRTCSLKVTSCTATSSKEFRSLRSFQNPRPSEKVYSPRISELRGDQSPRLDGRGPFSPRTGEPRQSNLGKSG